In one Lentimicrobiaceae bacterium genomic region, the following are encoded:
- a CDS encoding PD-(D/E)XK nuclease family protein produces MFVQPFLLKTAEYLIDNYGNNISNLCVVFPNRRAGLFLQKYLGRKLKETIFLPSVFSSGDFMMKMADCRLVDPIALLFELYAVHCSIEKENASAFDDFMSWAQLMLNDFNEADMYMVQTTDLFGYLTEAKALKLWNPEGIALTEFEIRYLRLYNSLQTYYTSLAERLQQKNLAYEGLAYRRAAENMPLKVQTLPWEKVVFAGFNALTKAEEAIIEMLVDQKKGELLWDSDVYYTANPMQEAGKFIRDYRLKWNDHVFRWEENFLSALPKKIQLIGVPNTIGQTKIAGALLQNLPDLPEEVENTAVVLADESLLVPVLNSIPQNIKKCNVTMGFPLKLTSLYNLLDSIFTLHENTSIYTNKNKDNLFPQYGDKYYYRDVLKVLLHPYIRQIIEVMGREDVLFSAQPVLDENKVFFAAADVYKLFTKTHFKNLDILLPVFDPWNDNAGTALLNLQKIIDNLRVALKNSQSEDKAVSIENEFLFAFAKLIKRLKTLLENYGTLSVATLHKFFNQLSGTTSLPFYGEPLSGVQLMGMLETRNLDFKNIILLSANENTLPSGKTTHSFIPYDIRKEFGLPTYHDRNAIFAYHFYRLLQRAENIYLVYNTQSDELGGGEKSRFLQQLLQELPVKNPEVQIHETIVSQPLGSDTTNYSIQVAKNRFVSDRLLDMAKSGFSPSSLSAYITCSLRFFYQEVIRLGEPEKVDETIDAATFGKIVHASVGALLGNYTGKPLQTEFITREIPGVEDVVNRKFASIYKSNDIRLGKNLLMAKVVCQMIKKYLLYEKEEIEILGKKGIQVVINKFEQKLQSTISVNGLAVQLKGFADRVDTLNGKIRITDYKTGQVTPEELKINEIEQVFTDPGFSKALQLLMYAYLYHLQFSLENPPETGILSMRNLSKGFIKLKIHDEPELSKASLTVFEEYLNILLSEIFDTQVPFTQTKDINNCKYCNYKLICNR; encoded by the coding sequence ATGTTTGTACAACCATTTTTATTAAAAACTGCCGAATATCTCATTGATAATTACGGAAATAATATTAGTAACCTTTGTGTCGTTTTCCCCAACCGCAGAGCGGGATTGTTTTTGCAAAAATACCTTGGTCGAAAACTAAAAGAAACCATTTTTTTACCTTCGGTTTTTTCTTCCGGCGACTTCATGATGAAAATGGCGGATTGCCGCCTGGTTGACCCTATTGCTCTGCTTTTTGAACTGTATGCTGTACATTGTTCGATAGAAAAAGAAAACGCATCGGCATTCGACGATTTTATGAGTTGGGCGCAACTGATGCTCAACGACTTTAATGAGGCAGACATGTATATGGTACAAACCACCGATTTATTCGGATATCTTACCGAAGCCAAAGCTCTGAAATTGTGGAATCCGGAAGGTATTGCTCTTACTGAATTCGAAATCCGGTACTTAAGGCTTTATAATTCTTTGCAAACCTATTACACTTCGCTTGCTGAGCGGTTACAACAAAAAAATCTGGCATACGAAGGGCTGGCATACCGCCGCGCCGCCGAAAATATGCCTCTGAAAGTTCAAACTTTACCTTGGGAAAAAGTTGTTTTTGCTGGTTTCAATGCACTCACGAAAGCCGAAGAGGCAATTATCGAAATGCTGGTTGACCAAAAAAAAGGAGAACTTTTATGGGATTCGGACGTCTATTACACTGCTAATCCCATGCAGGAAGCTGGGAAATTTATCAGGGATTATCGTCTGAAGTGGAATGACCATGTATTTCGTTGGGAAGAAAATTTTCTTTCGGCTTTACCGAAGAAAATACAACTTATTGGTGTCCCTAATACTATAGGTCAGACTAAAATTGCAGGCGCGCTACTGCAAAACCTGCCCGACCTGCCTGAAGAAGTTGAGAACACTGCCGTGGTTCTTGCCGACGAAAGCCTGCTCGTTCCCGTTTTAAACTCTATTCCGCAAAACATCAAAAAATGCAATGTTACCATGGGTTTCCCATTGAAACTTACCTCTTTATATAATTTGTTGGATAGCATCTTTACTCTTCACGAAAATACGTCTATATATACAAATAAAAATAAAGATAATTTATTTCCGCAATATGGCGATAAATATTATTATCGTGATGTGCTAAAAGTACTTCTACATCCGTATATCAGGCAAATTATTGAAGTTATGGGAAGAGAAGATGTTCTGTTTTCCGCACAGCCGGTTTTGGATGAAAATAAAGTGTTTTTTGCGGCTGCAGATGTTTATAAATTGTTCACTAAAACCCATTTTAAAAACCTCGATATTTTATTGCCTGTTTTTGACCCATGGAATGATAATGCCGGAACTGCATTGTTAAACCTGCAAAAAATAATTGATAACCTGAGAGTGGCATTAAAAAACTCTCAATCGGAAGATAAAGCTGTATCTATTGAAAATGAGTTTCTTTTTGCTTTTGCAAAATTAATAAAACGACTAAAAACCCTTCTGGAAAATTACGGAACGCTTTCAGTTGCCACATTGCACAAGTTTTTCAATCAGCTTTCCGGAACCACAAGCCTGCCATTTTACGGCGAACCTCTTTCGGGAGTGCAATTGATGGGTATGCTCGAAACGCGGAACCTCGACTTTAAAAATATTATTCTGCTTTCGGCAAATGAAAATACGTTACCTTCCGGAAAAACAACCCATTCATTCATCCCCTATGACATCCGGAAAGAATTCGGTTTGCCTACCTACCACGACCGTAATGCTATTTTCGCCTACCATTTTTACAGACTTTTACAACGGGCTGAAAATATTTATTTGGTTTACAATACACAATCAGATGAATTGGGTGGAGGAGAAAAAAGTCGCTTCCTGCAACAGCTCCTGCAGGAGTTACCCGTAAAAAATCCGGAAGTGCAAATACACGAAACCATCGTTTCGCAGCCATTGGGTAGCGATACGACAAATTATTCAATCCAGGTGGCTAAGAACCGTTTTGTTTCCGACCGGCTGCTCGACATGGCAAAATCGGGTTTTTCTCCTTCTTCTTTAAGCGCTTATATCACATGTTCGCTCCGATTTTTCTACCAGGAAGTCATCCGTCTCGGTGAGCCCGAAAAGGTGGATGAAACTATTGATGCGGCTACATTTGGAAAAATTGTCCACGCATCGGTTGGAGCTTTGCTGGGTAATTATACAGGTAAACCATTACAAACGGAGTTTATTACAAGAGAAATACCCGGAGTGGAAGATGTGGTAAACCGGAAATTTGCAAGTATTTACAAAAGCAATGACATCCGTTTGGGGAAAAATCTGTTAATGGCAAAAGTTGTTTGCCAGATGATTAAAAAGTACCTTTTGTATGAAAAAGAAGAAATAGAAATCCTTGGGAAAAAAGGAATACAGGTAGTAATTAACAAATTTGAACAAAAACTGCAATCCACTATCAGCGTGAACGGACTTGCTGTTCAACTCAAGGGCTTTGCCGACAGGGTAGACACGCTAAACGGCAAAATACGGATAACCGATTATAAGACAGGACAAGTTACCCCTGAAGAACTAAAAATCAATGAAATTGAACAAGTATTTACTGATCCCGGCTTTTCAAAAGCCCTGCAGTTGTTGATGTATGCATATTTGTACCATCTGCAATTTTCATTGGAAAATCCACCCGAAACCGGTATCCTTTCAATGCGTAATCTGAGTAAGGGATTTATAAAACTGAAGATACATGACGAACCGGAACTTAGCAAAGCTTCGTTAACCGTTTTTGAAGAATATTTGAACATATTGCTAAGTGAAATTTTTGATACTCAAGTCCCTTTTACACAAACAAAAGATATAAATAACTGCAAATATTGTAATTACAAATTAATTTGTAACCGGTAA
- a CDS encoding response regulator, with the protein MTEKQKFNILVVDDRPENLLTLESILESPELNIYKASSGNEALGLMLEQDFALILLDVQMPGMDGFETAELMRSSERTRNIPIIFVTAISTERKHIFKGYEKGAVDYLYKPLDLEILKSKINAFVDFFKQQRELEFTTRQLEKTVSELHKAKEIAEEATKAKSSFLANMSHEIRTPLNGIIGMADLILMDKLNDIQTERVHDLKNSAESLLEIINEILDISKIEADKLDLEEIDFSLRKVVEKAVQLLSVKSFEKEIELISRIAPDLPDVFVGDPLRIRQVLINLLGNAIKFTHKGQVKIDVCKRQTLGKAIEIEFSVIDTGIGIPQENVENLFLSFRQADSSTTRNYGGTGLGLTISKKIVEMMGGRLEVESTVGIGSRFYFRVILNQGKMESHENKNILNYLENKKILLLDDNADVRNVASEILDSLKVDHKEVALAPEALEELVLSSGNKTRYDILLIDSQMPNIGVFDVLEIFKNEINKEYIPEMVILTTNNSAVDINRFREFGIRNFLSKPLLTSEMLRLFNRLLNPDTVTETTAESVEKKPVASGKNRISILIAEDQPINRKIIIGLLQKKDWEIVIAENGEEALEKVKQRQFNVILMDVQMPKMDGFESTQKIREYEKALGIHTPIIAMTAHAMKGDKEKCLAAGMDYYISKPVDSKELFDIIEVSVQ; encoded by the coding sequence ATGACAGAAAAACAAAAATTTAATATTCTGGTAGTTGACGACAGGCCTGAAAATCTGCTTACTCTCGAAAGCATACTCGAAAGCCCTGAACTCAACATTTACAAAGCCTCCTCCGGAAACGAAGCGCTCGGATTAATGCTTGAACAGGATTTTGCCCTTATACTTTTGGATGTTCAAATGCCGGGAATGGACGGTTTTGAAACCGCAGAACTGATGCGTAGCAGCGAAAGAACACGCAATATCCCTATCATTTTTGTAACAGCTATTAGTACCGAACGCAAACATATTTTTAAAGGATACGAAAAAGGTGCGGTAGATTACCTTTACAAACCACTTGATTTGGAAATTCTTAAAAGTAAAATCAACGCTTTTGTTGATTTTTTCAAACAACAGCGTGAACTTGAATTTACTACGAGACAACTGGAAAAAACGGTTTCAGAGTTGCACAAAGCCAAGGAAATTGCCGAAGAAGCCACCAAAGCCAAAAGTTCATTTCTGGCAAATATGAGCCATGAAATTCGTACTCCTCTCAATGGAATCATCGGAATGGCAGACCTGATTCTGATGGATAAATTAAATGATATTCAAACAGAAAGGGTGCATGACTTAAAAAATTCTGCAGAATCACTCCTCGAAATTATCAATGAAATACTCGACATATCAAAAATTGAAGCTGACAAACTTGACTTGGAAGAAATTGATTTCAGCCTCAGAAAGGTTGTGGAAAAAGCAGTCCAGTTGCTTTCGGTGAAATCATTTGAAAAAGAAATAGAACTTATTAGCCGCATTGCGCCCGATCTCCCTGATGTTTTTGTAGGCGATCCCTTGCGGATACGGCAGGTTTTGATCAATCTACTGGGGAATGCCATTAAATTTACCCACAAAGGACAGGTAAAAATAGATGTTTGCAAAAGGCAAACCCTGGGGAAAGCCATTGAAATAGAGTTTTCAGTAATAGATACCGGTATTGGAATTCCACAGGAAAATGTGGAAAACTTGTTTTTATCGTTCCGGCAAGCCGATTCGTCAACCACCAGAAATTATGGCGGAACAGGCTTAGGACTTACCATTTCCAAAAAAATTGTGGAAATGATGGGAGGAAGGCTTGAGGTGGAAAGTACCGTAGGTATAGGCAGTAGATTCTACTTCAGAGTGATACTGAATCAGGGGAAAATGGAAAGCCACGAAAACAAAAATATTTTAAACTATTTGGAAAACAAAAAAATACTTCTCCTCGACGATAATGCTGATGTACGGAATGTTGCTTCAGAAATTTTGGATTCCCTGAAAGTAGATCATAAAGAAGTCGCTTTAGCACCCGAAGCCCTGGAAGAATTGGTGCTGTCGTCCGGGAATAAAACCCGCTATGATATATTGTTAATTGATAGCCAAATGCCCAATATTGGTGTTTTTGATGTTCTCGAAATTTTTAAAAATGAAATCAATAAGGAGTATATTCCTGAAATGGTAATACTTACAACTAATAATTCTGCCGTTGATATCAACAGATTTCGCGAATTTGGTATCCGCAACTTTTTAAGTAAACCGTTACTTACTTCCGAAATGCTTCGTCTGTTCAACAGACTACTCAACCCGGATACGGTTACAGAAACTACTGCAGAATCTGTCGAAAAAAAGCCCGTTGCTTCAGGTAAAAACAGAATATCCATACTTATTGCAGAGGATCAACCAATTAATCGAAAAATTATTATTGGGTTGCTGCAAAAAAAAGATTGGGAGATTGTAATAGCCGAGAATGGAGAGGAAGCCCTTGAAAAAGTAAAACAACGACAATTCAACGTAATCCTGATGGACGTACAAATGCCTAAAATGGATGGGTTCGAATCCACGCAAAAAATACGGGAATACGAAAAAGCGTTGGGCATTCACACTCCCATTATTGCAATGACAGCTCACGCCATGAAAGGTGATAAAGAAAAATGCCTTGCTGCCGGTATGGATTACTACATTTCAAAACCGGTTGATTCGAAAGAACTCTTCGATATAATCGAAGTATCTGTACAATAA
- a CDS encoding response regulator, with the protein MTKTQQKATGGGKPRKILFFEPSLHIGVGKGLFIWFLLISFIPLATVSYINYMNAFKGLTIVAEKSLVTTSKLRAENINTFFTEVENSLLLQIKLESNADFFSNLYNEFEKSGKPAGVFVTSDSWNSLTTQKRKELAEVRDINDYYDFLFIDKEGNILFSLNSDNALGKNINNGTLSQTLFAKTCKKILANEQPAFSDLEKKENATISGMLGNIINDPNGNVLGVLAIEITMGQINRIIQDGVGLGETGIAFVIGEDRKLRSATRFEGEDVILTKTIKNENAKRWEYSLKKLLYGADLRNEPYIDGKVSAYANNDNIWVYGIIRTITSLEKLGVHWAVIEEINHSESFANTKELARTVKISIFITVFVVFIIAIIVTKRFVNPLKELSAWAKQVARGELVQKNIRAPRNEVGEMKDSFNRMVNSILKIALVSKDIALGDFDKKVEIHSDQDVLAIYMNQMIDSFRSVVAQANSIAKGDFSANISPRSEHDTLGIALYDMTRTLRDNTKTLYEQDWLKTGLSEMSQRMSGKKDYNELANEIISFLVQYNSAQLGLFYKASENNTLTLEATFAFYDKDNKYKNINFGDGLAGQVAREKKALDYINENDNLPTLNLGIGEVIPSYFYAVPFSYENELAGVIQLGSMTRFTELQIAFLDSCMERVAVAVNAAQSHTKLQQLYLETQEQKEKLQVQQEELRQTNEELEEQTKALRISEETLQAQKEELSVVNEELEERTRALEREKDKIKVKNSELEKAGQEIEKKARDLEQASRYKSEFLANMSHELRTPLNSILVLSQLIADNSKKNLEEKQIEFAKTIHSSGTDLLTLINEILDLSKVEAGKLELNVEKIYIGDLVVQLEKTFKPVATNKKLDFTCTIAPEIPETIESDWVRIHQILKNLLSNSLKFTNKGKVSLEISRPNASQKLNKKGLTHQNTIAFSVSDTGIGIQNDKLKLIFDAFQQADGTTSRKYGGTGLGLSISKNFADLLGGEITVESKEGMGTIFTLILPEKCILPPKETSAALVKTEEKEKPASVFSEIVVEKEIKEGKPQLPEVHDDKSTIRKGDKVMLIIEDDLNFARVLYDLASAKGFKCLIAPDGETGLHYAIIYKPSAITLDIGLPGINGWEVMDTLKSSSETRHIPVYFISASDKNVKALKMGAIGYLTKPVSLDQLNKAFEKIEKYISNTTKKLLIIDDEAIIRKSIIELIGSEGVETTAVENGNEAFEILKKETFDCIILDLGLKDMSGFDLLEQIRKQDEMAEIPVIVYTGKELTHEDEEKLQKYADSIIIKGARSPERLLAETSLFLHRMEASMPEKKRQLLKLVHDKDAVFKGKKILIVDDDMRNVFALTSVLEAKEIRIMVGKNGKEGIEKLNANPDVDLVLMDIMMPEMDGYEAMRTIRKDSKFLKLPIIALTAKAMKDDREKCIAAGANDYMTKPFDTEKLLSLLRVWLYH; encoded by the coding sequence ATGACGAAAACACAACAAAAGGCAACCGGCGGTGGAAAGCCCCGGAAAATATTATTTTTTGAGCCATCCCTCCATATAGGTGTGGGGAAAGGTTTGTTTATCTGGTTTCTGCTTATTTCATTCATACCCTTGGCTACGGTTAGCTACATCAACTATATGAATGCGTTTAAGGGACTTACTATCGTAGCTGAAAAATCACTGGTTACCACTTCCAAACTCAGGGCTGAAAACATCAATACCTTTTTTACCGAAGTTGAAAATTCGCTGTTGCTGCAAATAAAACTGGAGTCGAATGCCGACTTCTTTTCAAATTTATACAATGAGTTTGAAAAAAGCGGGAAACCTGCCGGTGTGTTTGTTACTTCTGATTCCTGGAATTCTCTTACCACCCAAAAAAGAAAAGAACTTGCCGAAGTCCGTGATATCAACGATTATTATGATTTCCTGTTTATTGATAAAGAAGGAAATATTCTCTTTTCTCTCAACTCTGATAATGCGTTAGGAAAAAATATAAACAATGGCACTTTGTCGCAAACCCTTTTTGCAAAAACCTGTAAAAAAATCCTTGCTAACGAGCAACCTGCTTTTTCCGATCTTGAAAAGAAAGAAAACGCCACCATTTCCGGAATGCTGGGAAATATAATAAATGACCCGAACGGAAATGTGTTGGGAGTATTAGCCATTGAAATTACCATGGGGCAAATCAACAGGATCATTCAGGATGGAGTGGGTTTGGGCGAAACGGGTATAGCTTTCGTTATAGGCGAAGACAGGAAATTGCGTTCAGCTACACGTTTTGAAGGAGAAGATGTTATTCTTACCAAAACAATTAAAAACGAAAATGCCAAAAGATGGGAATATTCGTTGAAAAAGCTGCTTTATGGTGCCGATTTACGCAACGAACCTTATATTGACGGAAAGGTTTCGGCATATGCCAACAATGATAATATTTGGGTATATGGAATCATTCGTACCATAACCTCACTCGAAAAATTAGGTGTTCATTGGGCTGTTATTGAGGAAATCAATCATTCTGAATCGTTTGCAAATACCAAAGAACTGGCACGAACGGTAAAAATATCTATTTTTATTACTGTTTTTGTAGTTTTTATTATTGCTATTATTGTTACCAAACGATTTGTCAACCCGCTTAAAGAGTTGTCTGCCTGGGCAAAGCAGGTAGCCCGTGGAGAATTGGTTCAGAAAAACATACGTGCACCCCGCAACGAGGTGGGCGAAATGAAAGACAGTTTCAACCGTATGGTAAATTCTATTCTAAAAATAGCCCTGGTGAGTAAGGATATTGCTTTGGGAGATTTTGATAAAAAAGTGGAAATACACAGTGACCAGGATGTGTTAGCCATATACATGAACCAGATGATTGACAGCTTCCGCAGCGTTGTTGCGCAGGCTAATTCTATTGCAAAAGGGGATTTTTCTGCCAATATTTCGCCCCGCAGCGAACATGATACTCTCGGCATTGCATTATACGATATGACCCGTACTTTGCGCGACAATACCAAAACTCTTTACGAACAGGATTGGCTTAAAACCGGACTCAGCGAAATGAGCCAGCGGATGAGCGGGAAAAAAGACTATAACGAACTTGCCAACGAAATAATTTCATTCCTTGTACAATACAACAGTGCGCAATTAGGATTATTTTATAAAGCTTCTGAGAATAATACTCTTACTTTAGAAGCTACTTTTGCATTTTACGATAAAGACAATAAATACAAAAATATCAATTTCGGCGATGGTCTTGCCGGGCAAGTAGCCCGTGAAAAAAAAGCCCTCGATTATATTAATGAAAACGATAACCTTCCGACTCTCAACCTGGGAATAGGTGAAGTAATTCCTTCCTATTTTTATGCTGTTCCATTTAGCTATGAAAATGAACTTGCAGGGGTTATTCAATTGGGTTCGATGACAAGATTTACCGAATTGCAGATTGCTTTTCTCGATTCGTGCATGGAAAGAGTGGCTGTTGCAGTAAACGCCGCCCAATCCCATACCAAACTTCAGCAATTGTATCTTGAAACACAGGAGCAAAAGGAAAAACTACAGGTACAGCAGGAAGAACTCAGGCAAACCAACGAGGAACTGGAAGAACAAACCAAAGCCTTGCGCATTTCGGAGGAAACCCTGCAGGCACAGAAAGAAGAACTTAGTGTGGTAAACGAAGAACTGGAAGAACGTACACGCGCCCTTGAAAGAGAAAAAGATAAAATAAAAGTTAAAAACTCGGAACTGGAAAAAGCAGGACAGGAAATTGAAAAAAAAGCCCGCGATTTAGAACAGGCAAGCCGTTACAAATCGGAATTTCTGGCGAATATGAGCCATGAACTACGAACCCCTCTCAACAGCATCCTCGTTTTATCCCAATTAATCGCCGATAATTCCAAAAAAAATCTCGAAGAAAAACAAATTGAATTTGCCAAAACCATACATTCATCCGGCACCGACCTGCTGACACTGATTAATGAAATCCTTGACCTATCGAAAGTTGAAGCCGGTAAACTGGAATTGAACGTCGAAAAAATTTATATCGGCGACCTTGTAGTCCAACTTGAAAAAACTTTTAAGCCCGTAGCCACCAACAAAAAACTCGATTTTACCTGTACAATTGCTCCTGAAATTCCGGAAACAATAGAATCAGATTGGGTAAGAATACATCAGATTTTAAAGAATTTATTATCCAATTCGTTGAAATTTACAAATAAAGGTAAAGTATCTCTCGAAATCAGCCGACCTAATGCTTCACAAAAACTCAATAAGAAAGGTCTTACTCATCAAAATACCATAGCTTTTAGCGTTTCCGATACCGGTATCGGAATTCAGAACGACAAACTCAAACTGATTTTTGATGCCTTCCAGCAAGCTGATGGTACTACCAGCCGAAAATATGGAGGTACGGGTCTCGGACTCAGTATTTCAAAAAACTTTGCCGACCTTCTTGGCGGAGAAATAACGGTAGAAAGTAAAGAAGGTATGGGTACAATTTTTACACTTATTCTTCCCGAGAAATGCATATTGCCTCCAAAAGAAACTTCGGCTGCCCTTGTGAAAACTGAAGAAAAGGAAAAACCTGCCTCCGTTTTTTCTGAAATTGTTGTTGAAAAAGAAATTAAAGAAGGTAAGCCGCAACTTCCAGAAGTCCATGACGATAAAAGCACTATACGGAAAGGGGATAAGGTGATGCTAATTATCGAGGACGACCTAAATTTTGCCCGGGTTCTTTACGATCTTGCTTCGGCAAAAGGATTCAAATGCCTTATCGCTCCTGACGGCGAAACCGGACTTCATTATGCAATTATTTACAAACCAAGCGCAATAACCCTTGATATCGGACTCCCGGGCATTAACGGATGGGAAGTAATGGATACCCTCAAATCGAGCTCCGAAACCCGCCATATCCCCGTTTATTTTATTTCTGCTTCCGATAAAAACGTCAAAGCGTTAAAAATGGGTGCAATAGGATACCTTACCAAACCTGTAAGCCTTGATCAGCTTAACAAAGCCTTCGAAAAAATCGAAAAATACATCTCCAACACTACAAAAAAATTGCTGATAATTGACGACGAAGCCATCATAAGAAAAAGCATTATTGAGTTGATAGGAAGCGAAGGTGTAGAAACTACTGCAGTAGAAAATGGCAATGAAGCTTTTGAAATACTTAAAAAAGAAACCTTTGATTGCATAATACTCGACTTGGGGCTAAAAGATATGTCGGGATTTGACCTGCTTGAACAAATCCGGAAACAGGACGAAATGGCAGAAATCCCGGTAATTGTATATACTGGTAAGGAACTTACCCATGAAGATGAAGAAAAACTGCAGAAATATGCTGACAGCATTATCATAAAAGGAGCCCGTTCTCCGGAAAGGTTACTTGCCGAAACAAGCCTTTTCCTGCATCGCATGGAAGCCAGCATGCCCGAAAAAAAACGGCAACTACTTAAGTTAGTACATGATAAAGATGCAGTTTTTAAGGGGAAAAAAATACTCATCGTGGATGATGACATGCGAAATGTTTTTGCTCTTACCAGCGTATTAGAGGCAAAGGAAATCAGAATTATGGTGGGGAAAAACGGAAAGGAAGGTATTGAAAAACTAAATGCGAACCCTGACGTTGACCTGGTGCTGATGGACATTATGATGCCGGAAATGGATGGCTACGAAGCCATGCGAACCATTCGCAAGGACAGTAAATTTCTTAAACTGCCAATTATCGCCCTCACCGCGAAAGCCATGAAAGATGACCGCGAAAAATGTATTGCCGCAGGTGCCAACGATTATATGACCAAACCCTTCGACACCGAAAAGCTGCTTAGCCTTTTGCGCGTGTGGTTGTATCACTGA
- a CDS encoding protein-glutamate O-methyltransferase CheR, whose protein sequence is MNKELHNETLNIEINLLLEAIYQRYGFDFRNYSKAHLKRRLLHRLGLSGLNNISEMQGKLLHEENFIHTLLSDLSITVTEMFRDPEFYKSVRNHVFPSLKTYPFFRIWHAGCSTGEEVYSMAIMLMEEGLYNRAQIYATDFNHKALQVAKTGVYSAEHCKEYGNNYQKAGGKKDFSDYYASTYNSIILDNDLKRNIVFAEHNLVIDSDFTEVNLIVCRNVLIYFNSKLQNEVHLLFLKSLIKGGFLCLGSKESIQFSKSASFFTAVDANQKIYQKKYAVSD, encoded by the coding sequence ATGAACAAAGAATTACATAACGAAACACTCAATATTGAAATAAATCTTCTCCTCGAAGCTATTTACCAGCGTTACGGATTTGATTTCAGAAACTATTCCAAGGCACATCTCAAGCGTCGTCTGCTCCATCGCCTGGGACTGTCGGGACTGAACAATATTTCAGAAATGCAGGGGAAATTACTACATGAAGAAAATTTCATCCATACCCTTTTAAGCGATCTTTCCATCACGGTTACCGAGATGTTTCGTGATCCGGAATTTTATAAATCTGTGCGTAATCATGTTTTCCCTTCATTAAAAACCTATCCTTTTTTCCGGATATGGCATGCAGGCTGTTCCACCGGTGAAGAAGTGTATTCCATGGCAATAATGCTTATGGAAGAAGGTTTATACAACCGGGCGCAAATTTATGCTACTGATTTTAATCATAAGGCGCTGCAGGTTGCTAAAACAGGAGTGTATTCTGCGGAACATTGTAAAGAATATGGCAACAATTATCAGAAAGCCGGAGGGAAAAAAGATTTTTCCGATTATTATGCATCAACCTACAACTCCATCATCCTTGATAACGACTTAAAACGAAATATTGTTTTTGCTGAACATAACCTTGTAATTGACAGCGATTTTACCGAAGTAAACCTGATAGTATGCCGTAACGTGCTCATTTACTTTAATAGCAAATTGCAAAACGAGGTGCATCTGCTTTTCCTGAAAAGTTTAATTAAAGGAGGTTTTTTATGTCTTGGCTCTAAAGAATCAATACAGTTTTCCAAATCGGCTTCTTTTTTTACTGCAGTGGATGCAAACCAGAAAATTTACCAGAAAAAATATGCTGTTTCAGATTAA
- a CDS encoding chemotaxis protein CheB gives MKYKAVVIGSSAGGLDALKVLLTTLPATFRLPILIVQHQSPHSNNFLSRYLDEIAMVKVKEADEKEKINPGIVYLAPPNYHMLVEDDETISLSVEEKVNYARPSIDVLFESAAYVFKSSLIGIVLTGANNDGSLGLKTVKDFGGLTIVQDPATAYVDTMPRSAINSTSVDHILPLEQIGNLLVKLSAVRG, from the coding sequence ATGAAATATAAAGCAGTGGTTATCGGTTCTTCAGCAGGGGGGCTGGATGCACTTAAAGTTTTACTTACCACTTTACCTGCAACATTCAGGCTACCGATACTTATCGTACAACACCAAAGTCCGCATTCGAATAATTTTTTATCACGTTACCTTGATGAAATAGCGATGGTTAAGGTGAAAGAAGCCGATGAAAAAGAAAAAATAAACCCCGGAATAGTGTACCTGGCACCGCCAAATTACCATATGCTGGTGGAAGATGACGAAACCATTTCCCTTTCGGTGGAGGAAAAGGTTAACTATGCCCGTCCTTCTATTGATGTATTGTTCGAATCGGCTGCTTATGTATTCAAAAGTTCACTCATCGGTATCGTTTTAACCGGAGCCAACAACGACGGTAGCCTGGGGCTGAAAACCGTTAAAGACTTTGGCGGGCTTACAATAGTTCAGGATCCGGCTACTGCTTATGTAGATACTATGCCCCGTTCTGCCATCAACTCCACTTCCGTTGACCACATTTTGCCCCTCGAACAGATAGGAAACCTGTTGGTAAAACTTTCGGCAGTGAGGGGCTGA